One window from the genome of Clostridiales bacterium encodes:
- a CDS encoding alpha/beta hydrolase: MQTWMIALIVVAGALAFVAVAFVLWALLPVHFVLGRRKEIPLEKRIKLGYTAENFGVNSKWFGGVKDRTETLSLTAYDGVELSALLIKQPEHLGRVAVCCHGYGANQHSMQAQAKIFYDRGFDVIIPAMRGHKGSGGKVGMAWLDRFDLLRWIDKAVAVFGDGVKIALCGTSMGGSTVIAASGMTLPSQVKCVIDDCGFNSQFDEYAAVLAGGNTDKISTRTRISLYMVNLGVKLVHGYSLYDADIESFARNMTIPALFIHGEEDKYVPCALGRKLYEACASENKEFLSIVGAGHALSYAVDKQKYTDAFTAFIDKYIEGSAFIADSDELIVEEVKEEEKKETVQEVKEDEKNETPDEVKEEVKENGEDEDEKKESEEVKEEAPTEEEKKEESEQLAEENKTEE, from the coding sequence ATGCAAACCTGGATGATTGCATTGATAGTTGTTGCGGGCGCTTTGGCGTTTGTTGCCGTGGCGTTCGTTTTGTGGGCGTTGCTGCCCGTTCATTTCGTTCTCGGGCGGCGCAAGGAAATTCCGTTGGAGAAACGGATCAAGCTCGGTTATACCGCCGAGAACTTCGGCGTGAATTCCAAGTGGTTCGGTGGGGTAAAGGACAGGACGGAAACGCTTTCCTTGACCGCATACGACGGCGTGGAGCTTTCGGCGTTGCTTATTAAACAGCCAGAGCATTTGGGTAGGGTCGCCGTTTGCTGCCACGGCTACGGCGCGAACCAGCATTCCATGCAAGCCCAAGCCAAGATATTCTACGATCGCGGCTTCGACGTTATCATTCCTGCCATGCGCGGACATAAAGGTTCGGGCGGCAAGGTCGGCATGGCGTGGCTCGATCGGTTCGACCTTTTGCGCTGGATAGATAAGGCGGTAGCCGTTTTCGGCGACGGCGTGAAGATTGCGCTTTGCGGTACGTCCATGGGCGGCTCGACGGTGATCGCCGCAAGCGGTATGACCTTGCCTTCGCAGGTTAAGTGCGTTATCGACGATTGCGGGTTCAATTCGCAGTTCGACGAGTACGCGGCGGTGCTCGCTGGCGGAAATACGGATAAGATCTCTACCCGCACGCGAATATCGCTGTATATGGTGAACTTGGGCGTTAAGCTCGTTCACGGCTATTCGCTTTACGACGCGGATATAGAAAGCTTCGCACGGAACATGACTATCCCTGCGTTGTTCATTCACGGCGAGGAAGATAAGTACGTGCCGTGCGCGCTCGGTCGCAAGCTTTACGAAGCGTGCGCGTCCGAGAATAAAGAGTTTTTATCTATTGTGGGCGCGGGACACGCTCTCTCGTACGCTGTCGATAAGCAAAAGTATACCGACGCATTTACTGCGTTTATAGATAAGTATATCGAGGGCAGTGCGTTCATTGCCGACAGCGACGAACTTATCGTAGAAGAAGTTAAGGAAGAAGAAAAGAAGGAAACCGTGCAAGAAGTTAAAGAGGACGAGAAGAATGAAACTCCCGACGAGGTTAAAGAGGAAGTAAAAGAGAACGGCGAAGACGAAGATGAAAAGAAAGAGAGCGAAGAAGTAAAAGAGGAAGCCCCCACCGAGGAAGAAAAGAAAGAGGAAAGCGAACAGCTCGCCGAGGAAAATAAGACGGAAGAATAA
- a CDS encoding SH3 domain-containing protein, with the protein MSVLCSVMTALMFFLMPSKTTLYNAAMQPVVDLPAGYFVMQSDVDAPSGYIAVAYDDISGYVRADEVQEVDYIPMTKYETTVRFYCDNDGQPVNLRSAPNKTADVLTVLEPTGSGRCYGSISGDAIISGAGDLWYYVKTETVSGYCYSAHVRVDPIPPNIIEKEEPVITPPVIDEQPEEPNETPQAMSTTTAIIFSVALCIPVPFIMYFLFRKPKDE; encoded by the coding sequence ATGTCGGTATTGTGTTCGGTAATGACGGCGCTGATGTTTTTTCTCATGCCGTCCAAAACAACTTTATATAACGCCGCAATGCAGCCCGTCGTCGACCTACCCGCCGGCTATTTCGTCATGCAGAGCGACGTCGACGCGCCGAGCGGATATATCGCCGTGGCGTACGACGACATTAGCGGCTACGTGCGCGCGGACGAAGTGCAGGAAGTCGACTATATCCCCATGACCAAGTACGAAACGACCGTGCGCTTTTACTGCGATAACGACGGTCAGCCCGTCAACCTGCGCTCCGCGCCGAACAAGACCGCCGACGTCCTGACCGTGCTCGAACCGACGGGCAGCGGCAGGTGCTACGGCTCGATAAGCGGCGATGCAATAATATCGGGCGCGGGCGATCTTTGGTATTACGTCAAGACCGAAACGGTAAGCGGATACTGCTATTCGGCGCACGTCCGCGTCGACCCCATCCCACCGAATATAATCGAAAAGGAAGAACCCGTAATCACCCCACCTGTCATCGACGAGCAACCCGAAGAACCGAACGAAACCCCACAAGCAATGTCTACCACGACCGCAATAATCTTTTCCGTTGCGCTGTGTATCCCCGTTCCGTTTATTATGTATTTCCTTTTCCGTAAACCGAAAGACGAATAG
- a CDS encoding phage major capsid protein yields the protein MVTLQNAENALKTVYLGTVTDLLNTRVNPLLSKIEQTSSDVWGKEIRTAAKFGINGGVGAGDEDGDLPAAYGNNYLQFVTTLKNLYGQIEISDKAIRASEGGKGAFTDLLNAELEGLLNASKFNLGRMLYGDGTGLLASVSAGTGGAIVIDSVRNVVEGLVVDIYGADGTKKTTARIKYVERADKKITFDSTVTLAAGDKLYVQGSKDKEITGIGALFNGSTIYGVQKSAHPFLNPYKKAVDGTIDEITIQEAIDALENDAGSTVDFIACSQDAKYSFVDYMGAYRRNIDFMELDGGFKSISYNGIPLVYDRFVPEGSMYLLNTKAFKLHQLCDWRFLETENGKILRQNQGKPTYTATLVKYCDLICSKPNGQAVLTGITR from the coding sequence ATGGTAACTTTACAGAACGCAGAAAACGCATTAAAGACCGTATACCTCGGCACGGTGACCGATCTTCTCAATACGCGCGTCAATCCGCTACTCAGCAAGATCGAGCAGACCTCGTCCGACGTGTGGGGCAAGGAGATCCGCACCGCCGCGAAGTTCGGCATTAACGGCGGCGTAGGCGCGGGCGATGAGGACGGAGATCTTCCCGCGGCGTACGGCAACAATTATCTTCAATTCGTCACAACGCTCAAAAACCTTTACGGTCAGATCGAGATTTCCGACAAGGCTATCCGCGCATCCGAGGGCGGCAAGGGCGCGTTTACCGATCTTCTCAACGCCGAGCTCGAAGGGCTTTTGAACGCGTCCAAGTTTAATCTCGGACGTATGCTGTACGGCGACGGCACGGGGCTTCTCGCGTCCGTTTCCGCGGGCACGGGCGGCGCGATCGTTATAGATTCCGTGCGCAACGTAGTCGAGGGGCTCGTAGTGGATATCTACGGCGCGGACGGAACAAAAAAGACCACGGCGCGTATTAAGTACGTCGAACGCGCCGATAAGAAGATAACCTTCGATAGTACGGTAACGCTCGCGGCGGGCGACAAGCTGTACGTTCAGGGCTCTAAGGACAAGGAGATAACCGGTATCGGCGCGCTGTTCAACGGATCGACAATTTACGGCGTGCAGAAGTCGGCGCATCCCTTCCTTAACCCGTACAAGAAAGCGGTCGACGGCACTATCGACGAGATAACCATTCAGGAAGCTATCGACGCGCTCGAAAACGACGCGGGCTCGACCGTCGACTTTATAGCGTGCTCGCAGGACGCCAAGTATTCGTTCGTCGACTACATGGGCGCGTACAGGCGCAATATCGACTTCATGGAGCTCGACGGCGGGTTCAAGTCCATTTCGTACAACGGCATTCCGCTCGTTTACGACAGGTTCGTGCCCGAGGGAAGTATGTACCTTTTGAACACCAAGGCGTTCAAGCTTCACCAGCTCTGCGATTGGCGGTTCCTCGAAACGGAGAACGGCAAGATCCTTCGCCAGAACCAGGGCAAGCCGACTTACACGGCGACCCTCGTCAAGTACTGCGACCTTATCTGCTCCAAGCCCAACGGTCAGGCGGTGCTTACCGGTATCACGCGTTGA
- the aroF gene encoding 3-deoxy-7-phosphoheptulonate synthase — translation MIVTLKNGIDEKQLKNLMGWINNLGLETHLVKGENSTVLGLVGDTSRVDIGLLNSLDIVDTVTRIQEPYKNANRKLHPEDTIVDVSGHCFGGVNFQLIAGPCSVESEEQVLTIARAVKKSGATLLRGGAFKPRTSPYAFQGLRAQGLEILLRVKEETGMPIVTEIMNINHLPLFENVDVIQVGARNMQNFELLKELGKTRKPILLKRGLANTIEEWLMSAEYIMSEGNTQVILCERGIRTFEPYTRNTLDLSAIPILKEKTHLPVIVDPSHASGLARLVAPMSLAAVGAGADGLIIEVHNDPPHALCDGAQSIRPEQFDELVKRLDVMLPVVSKTREK, via the coding sequence ATGATCGTCACGCTGAAAAATGGTATTGACGAAAAGCAACTGAAAAACCTGATGGGTTGGATCAATAATTTAGGTCTGGAAACCCATCTCGTCAAGGGAGAAAACTCCACGGTTTTGGGCTTAGTGGGCGATACTTCCCGCGTGGATATAGGTTTATTGAATTCGTTAGATATTGTGGATACGGTAACGAGAATTCAAGAACCGTATAAGAATGCCAATAGGAAGCTTCACCCCGAGGATACCATTGTAGACGTTTCGGGACACTGTTTCGGCGGAGTCAACTTCCAATTGATTGCGGGGCCCTGTTCGGTGGAGAGCGAGGAGCAAGTCCTTACTATCGCCCGCGCCGTAAAAAAATCGGGGGCTACGCTGCTTCGCGGCGGTGCATTCAAACCGCGTACCTCGCCCTACGCCTTCCAAGGATTGAGGGCGCAGGGGTTGGAGATCTTACTCCGCGTAAAAGAGGAAACGGGAATGCCCATCGTGACGGAAATCATGAATATCAATCACTTGCCGCTATTTGAAAACGTGGACGTCATTCAAGTGGGTGCGAGAAATATGCAAAACTTCGAGCTGTTGAAAGAACTCGGCAAAACGCGTAAGCCGATACTTTTGAAAAGAGGGCTTGCGAATACTATCGAGGAATGGCTTATGAGCGCGGAGTACATCATGTCGGAAGGGAATACGCAAGTAATTCTTTGCGAGCGCGGAATTCGTACTTTCGAGCCGTACACCCGAAACACCTTGGACCTGTCCGCCATTCCGATTTTGAAAGAAAAGACGCATCTCCCCGTTATTGTCGATCCCTCTCATGCGTCGGGATTGGCGAGGCTTGTAGCCCCCATGTCCTTGGCGGCTGTGGGCGCGGGCGCGGACGGTCTTATTATCGAGGTCCACAACGATCCTCCGCATGCACTTTGCGACGGCGCACAAAGCATACGCCCCGAACAGTTCGACGAGCTTGTCAAGCGGTTGGACGTAATGTTGCCGGTCGTATCCAAGACGCGCGAAAAATAG
- a CDS encoding pyridoxal phosphate-dependent aminotransferase — MEINENAYGLGSKRSVIREIFEYGKKRSAEIGAENVFDFSIGNPSVEPPKEVSQTIKELIKTEDSVLLHGYTSAQGDFGTRKAVSDSINKRFGLSLTPDNIYMTCGAAASLAISLKAVLIPGDECVVCAPYFTEYRVFIENAGGKVVVSQPNENDLQIDLLDFKSKITENTRAVIINSPNNPSGVVYSSDTVRRVCEILNEKEKEYGKTIYLISDEPYRELVYDGVKVPYLMNYYDDTLVCYSFSKALSLPGERIGYIAANPSMKDSQKVYLAICGAGRMLGYICAPSLFQRVIERCVDTKVNVKVYKKNRDILYNALTEYGYECVKPDGAFYLFVKALEKDTVKFCEKAREKDILIVPCDDFGVQGYVRIAYCVPTEKIERSLPKFKELMEEYGL; from the coding sequence ATGGAAATAAACGAAAACGCTTACGGGCTCGGTAGCAAGCGTTCGGTTATAAGAGAAATATTCGAGTACGGCAAGAAAAGGTCGGCTGAAATAGGCGCGGAAAACGTATTCGATTTTTCTATCGGCAATCCCAGCGTAGAACCGCCGAAAGAGGTTTCTCAGACCATAAAAGAACTGATAAAGACCGAAGACTCGGTGCTCTTGCACGGCTACACTTCGGCGCAGGGCGACTTCGGAACGAGAAAGGCTGTTTCCGACTCGATAAACAAGAGGTTCGGTTTATCGCTCACGCCAGACAATATTTATATGACGTGCGGCGCCGCGGCTTCGCTTGCTATATCGTTAAAGGCGGTGCTGATCCCCGGCGACGAGTGCGTGGTTTGCGCGCCGTACTTTACCGAATACCGTGTGTTCATAGAAAACGCGGGCGGAAAAGTGGTCGTATCTCAACCTAATGAAAACGATTTGCAAATAGATCTTCTTGACTTTAAATCAAAGATAACCGAAAATACGCGCGCGGTAATTATTAATTCGCCGAACAATCCGAGTGGGGTCGTATACTCTTCGGATACCGTAAGGCGCGTGTGCGAAATACTCAACGAAAAAGAAAAAGAGTACGGAAAAACGATATATCTTATTTCCGACGAACCGTACCGCGAGCTCGTTTATGACGGAGTGAAAGTGCCCTATCTAATGAACTACTATGACGATACTTTGGTGTGCTATTCGTTTTCCAAAGCGTTGTCGCTCCCCGGCGAGAGAATAGGATATATTGCGGCAAACCCGTCAATGAAGGACTCGCAAAAAGTCTATCTTGCGATTTGCGGCGCGGGCAGGATGCTTGGATACATTTGTGCGCCCAGCCTTTTTCAGCGTGTTATCGAGCGTTGTGTAGATACGAAGGTAAACGTTAAGGTTTATAAAAAGAACCGGGATATTTTGTATAACGCGCTTACCGAATACGGCTACGAATGCGTTAAGCCCGATGGCGCGTTCTATCTTTTCGTCAAGGCTTTGGAAAAAGACACCGTAAAATTCTGCGAAAAGGCGCGGGAGAAGGATATCTTAATAGTTCCGTGCGACGACTTCGGCGTACAAGGTTACGTCCGTATCGCTTACTGTGTTCCTACCGAAAAGATTGAGCGTTCGCTACCTAAGTTCAAAGAGCTTATGGAAGAGTACGGCTTGTAG
- the aroA gene encoding 3-phosphoshikimate 1-carboxyvinyltransferase yields the protein MEIKLTPTNLKGRVDIPSSKSYAHRMLITAAFSRTESVLLGDFSSEDMLATMRVLTAFGAKFDSVEGGVKISPALTTERAVADCGESGSTLRFSVPIAAALGIETTFIGAKRLGERPMEELLNCLSEHGVKVAGKGFPLKISGKLSAGDYQIDARRSSQYVTGLLLALPLLEGDSTLTVYGEASKAYIDITLDVLKDSGAEVTRKGNTFFIRGGGYSVSGERKVEGDWSNAAFWLVAGLLGEEVSIGNLNPESRQGDRRVADLLKKAGGNLSWENGRLTVKPSELHGIDFDADDIPDSVPAMSVALASAKGTSVITGVKRLKIKESDRLSAVMDTLTRLGVPVAYNEEKDALKIEGVPRFTGATLLSYNDHRLAMAGAVVAVRAASPITIIGAEAVKKSYPAFFADYESLGGKICRLPL from the coding sequence GTGGAGATTAAATTAACTCCCACAAATTTAAAAGGACGGGTGGATATACCTTCCTCTAAATCATACGCGCACCGTATGTTGATAACGGCGGCGTTTTCCCGCACCGAAAGCGTATTGCTCGGGGATTTTTCCTCGGAAGATATGTTGGCCACAATGCGGGTGCTAACCGCGTTTGGCGCAAAGTTTGACTCGGTAGAGGGTGGCGTCAAAATCTCTCCTGCATTAACGACGGAACGCGCGGTAGCCGATTGCGGTGAAAGCGGTTCTACCTTGCGGTTTTCCGTTCCGATCGCTGCCGCTTTGGGAATAGAAACGACGTTTATCGGCGCGAAGCGGTTGGGCGAACGCCCGATGGAAGAGCTGCTAAACTGTTTAAGCGAACACGGCGTTAAGGTCGCGGGAAAAGGGTTTCCCCTAAAAATCTCGGGGAAATTATCTGCGGGGGATTATCAAATCGACGCTCGTCGTTCTTCCCAATACGTGACGGGATTATTGCTTGCCTTGCCGTTGTTGGAAGGAGACAGCACCCTTACCGTGTACGGCGAAGCCTCGAAAGCTTATATCGATATTACGTTGGACGTATTAAAGGACAGCGGCGCCGAAGTTACCCGTAAAGGAAATACTTTCTTTATCCGCGGCGGGGGATATTCCGTTTCGGGCGAGAGAAAAGTGGAAGGTGATTGGTCCAACGCGGCGTTTTGGCTGGTTGCGGGGTTACTCGGGGAAGAAGTTTCCATAGGAAACTTGAATCCCGAGTCTCGCCAAGGCGATCGGCGCGTGGCGGACCTATTAAAGAAAGCGGGCGGCAATTTGAGCTGGGAAAACGGCAGACTGACCGTAAAACCGTCCGAGCTTCACGGCATCGACTTCGACGCCGACGACATTCCCGACTCCGTGCCCGCTATGTCCGTTGCCTTGGCTTCGGCGAAGGGAACTTCGGTTATCACTGGGGTAAAGCGTTTAAAAATAAAGGAAAGTGACCGCTTGTCTGCCGTTATGGATACATTGACGCGATTGGGCGTTCCCGTCGCCTATAACGAAGAGAAAGACGCGTTGAAAATCGAGGGCGTACCCCGCTTTACGGGTGCGACGCTCCTTTCTTACAACGATCATCGCTTGGCAATGGCGGGCGCGGTTGTCGCCGTCAGAGCCGCATCGCCTATTACTATAATCGGCGCGGAAGCGGTAAAAAAATCATATCCCGCATTCTTTGCGGACTATGAAAGCTTGGGAGGTAAAATATGTCGTTTGCCACTTTGA
- the aroC gene encoding chorismate synthase → MSFATLKITVFGESHGPAVGVTVEGFPAGIPIDEQSLQAFMARRKTQNAAFTTPRVEEDRPLFLSGVKNGYTTGAPLNATIYNADKRSGDYEAFRDVPRPSHADYVAGVKYKGFADLAGGGHFSGRLTAPLCVVGYLAETYLEKSGIFVGAYLSEAGGISAVSYLDGIPAKEEIEATQGKPVPVLRGVKQKEIEERLQSVRAEGDSVGGVIECVALGLPVGLGECGFRSMEGRIASAIFSVPATKGVEFGSGFLLTKMKGSEGNDPWTLSGGAVVPKTNHNGGINGGITNGAPLLVRVAVKPTPSIAKEQDSVNLKDMTPTKLTVGGRHDACIALRAVPVVEACVAIAIADALLEMQGQNF, encoded by the coding sequence ATGTCGTTTGCCACTTTGAAAATTACTGTATTCGGTGAATCGCACGGCCCTGCAGTAGGCGTGACCGTCGAAGGGTTTCCCGCGGGTATTCCCATAGACGAGCAAAGCTTGCAGGCGTTTATGGCGCGCCGAAAAACGCAAAACGCCGCCTTTACCACTCCGCGCGTCGAGGAGGATCGACCCTTATTTTTGTCGGGCGTCAAGAACGGTTATACCACCGGAGCGCCATTGAACGCCACCATTTATAACGCCGATAAGCGAAGCGGTGACTACGAGGCTTTTCGGGATGTTCCCCGTCCTTCCCACGCCGATTACGTTGCGGGGGTGAAATATAAAGGCTTCGCCGATTTGGCAGGCGGCGGACATTTTTCGGGACGGTTGACCGCGCCGTTGTGCGTTGTCGGGTATCTCGCCGAGACTTATTTGGAAAAGAGCGGGATATTCGTCGGCGCGTATTTAAGCGAAGCGGGTGGAATTTCCGCCGTATCCTATCTTGACGGCATTCCCGCCAAAGAGGAAATAGAAGCGACTCAGGGGAAACCCGTTCCCGTGCTGCGTGGCGTAAAGCAAAAGGAAATCGAGGAGAGGCTGCAATCGGTCAGGGCGGAAGGGGATTCCGTCGGCGGCGTTATCGAGTGCGTCGCCTTGGGATTGCCCGTAGGCTTGGGCGAATGCGGTTTTCGAAGTATGGAAGGGCGGATCGCGTCCGCGATCTTTTCCGTGCCCGCAACCAAAGGTGTTGAGTTCGGTTCGGGCTTTTTGCTGACCAAAATGAAAGGGAGCGAAGGTAACGATCCGTGGACGTTGAGCGGCGGGGCCGTCGTGCCCAAAACCAATCATAACGGTGGGATAAACGGCGGAATCACCAACGGAGCGCCCCTTTTGGTGCGCGTCGCGGTTAAGCCCACACCGTCCATTGCAAAAGAACAGGATAGCGTGAACCTGAAAGATATGACCCCAACAAAGCTTACCGTGGGCGGACGGCACGATGCCTGTATTGCGCTCCGTGCCGTGCCCGTTGTGGAAGCTTGCGTAGCAATCGCAATCGCGGATGCATTGTTGGAAATGCAAGGACAAAATTTTTAA
- a CDS encoding bifunctional chorismate mutase/prephenate dehydratase: MQLQELKAKIDDIDDRIASLYDQRMKLIKEASEKKTETNRYVQDLTGENATIGRVTKAVDEDVRVYCKQVFETLFETGHAYQSRFVRIPSGVAEEIRSNLESGLKAFPNYATVACQGVEGAYSMIATTRLFPLSDITYFKNFEGVFHAVEKGLCKYGMLPIENSSVGSVNDVYDLMKEHKFYIVRSIKLHVQHHLLAKQGVKLSEIKEVFSHEQALNQCKKWLGKTDIKVTVVPNTAVAAKMVAESERTDVACISSRECASLYGLNVLAANMQDNDNNYTRFILISKKMEIFKKANRVSIMVNLPHTSGSLNRMLNKFSTLGFNLTKLESRPLPNSAFEFMFYFDFEADIENPEVVNLFAELENGEGQLVFLGSYYEVV, from the coding sequence ATGCAATTACAAGAGCTTAAAGCCAAAATCGACGATATTGACGATCGCATTGCGTCGCTTTACGACCAACGTATGAAGCTGATCAAGGAAGCGAGCGAGAAAAAAACGGAAACGAACCGCTATGTGCAGGATTTGACCGGGGAGAACGCGACGATCGGTCGCGTGACTAAGGCGGTGGACGAGGACGTGCGCGTTTACTGCAAACAAGTGTTTGAAACGCTGTTTGAAACAGGTCATGCTTATCAGTCGCGGTTTGTGCGTATTCCTTCCGGGGTTGCCGAAGAAATCCGTTCCAATTTGGAAAGCGGCTTAAAAGCATTTCCCAACTACGCGACCGTCGCTTGCCAGGGTGTGGAAGGGGCGTATAGCATGATCGCAACCACGCGGCTTTTCCCGTTGAGCGACATTACTTATTTCAAAAATTTCGAGGGAGTATTCCACGCTGTGGAAAAGGGATTGTGTAAGTACGGTATGCTCCCCATTGAAAACAGTTCGGTGGGTTCGGTCAACGACGTGTACGACCTCATGAAAGAACACAAGTTCTATATTGTCCGCAGTATTAAACTCCATGTCCAGCACCACTTGCTTGCGAAACAAGGCGTTAAGCTTAGTGAGATCAAAGAGGTATTCTCTCACGAGCAGGCCTTAAACCAGTGTAAAAAGTGGTTGGGAAAAACGGATATCAAAGTGACCGTCGTTCCCAATACCGCGGTTGCCGCAAAGATGGTGGCGGAGTCGGAGAGGACGGACGTGGCGTGTATAAGCAGTCGAGAATGCGCGTCTTTATACGGACTGAACGTTCTTGCCGCGAATATGCAGGACAACGACAATAACTATACCCGCTTCATTTTGATTTCCAAAAAAATGGAAATTTTCAAAAAGGCGAACCGTGTTTCAATAATGGTCAACTTGCCTCATACGTCGGGAAGCCTCAACCGTATGTTGAACAAGTTTTCCACACTGGGTTTCAACCTGACTAAATTGGAGTCTCGCCCTCTTCCTAACTCGGCGTTTGAATTTATGTTCTACTTCGATTTCGAAGCGGATATCGAAAATCCGGAAGTGGTCAACCTCTTTGCGGAATTGGAGAATGGGGAAGGACAATTGGTGTTTTTAGGCAGCTATTACGAGGTGGTATAA
- a CDS encoding shikimate kinase produces the protein MADYGLIGEKLGHSFSAAIHKEFGYDYELRELSPSEVADFMLHPPYLGFNVTIPYKQTVMPYLDEIHPYALEIGAVNTVVVKNGKRLGYNTDFAGMKFALDAYSIRPEGKDVLILGSGGTAHTARALMKSLHAKRIRTVSRMGELNYENLPIEGKDAEIIVNTTPVGMYPDNDGCPVDLAWFPHLDGVFDAVYNPLTTRLVSRAKERGIAAGNGLVMLVAQAKFARDLFLETPCDDAVIHDVVRKIERDKQNIVLVGMSGCGKTTIGKLLAERLNKTFVDTDEELIKIFRKPIPEVFREDGEEAFRAAEKQVVEALSKRNASVIATGGGAPLSEVSRERLKQNAVTVYLTRNVNSLDRTGRPLAVSEQRVKEMLVMRDPIYRKAADFAVSNDGTPQEAVEKILEELKI, from the coding sequence GTGGCGGATTACGGTTTAATCGGGGAAAAGCTTGGGCACAGTTTTTCCGCCGCTATACACAAAGAATTCGGCTACGACTACGAGCTGAGAGAATTGTCTCCGTCCGAAGTCGCCGACTTCATGCTGCATCCGCCGTACTTGGGATTTAATGTTACTATTCCCTATAAGCAAACGGTCATGCCGTATCTCGACGAAATCCACCCCTACGCCTTGGAGATAGGCGCGGTCAATACAGTGGTGGTCAAAAACGGCAAACGCTTGGGTTATAATACCGATTTTGCCGGAATGAAATTCGCGCTTGACGCGTACTCAATTAGACCCGAAGGAAAGGACGTTCTGATTTTGGGCTCGGGCGGCACGGCGCATACCGCGCGGGCGTTAATGAAATCGCTTCACGCCAAGCGCATTCGCACCGTCAGCCGTATGGGAGAACTGAATTACGAAAACTTACCGATCGAAGGGAAGGACGCGGAAATCATCGTCAACACAACCCCCGTGGGAATGTATCCCGATAACGACGGATGCCCGGTGGACTTAGCGTGGTTTCCTCATTTGGATGGAGTGTTCGACGCGGTCTACAATCCCTTGACTACTCGTTTGGTATCACGCGCAAAGGAGCGGGGAATTGCCGCCGGTAACGGGCTTGTCATGTTGGTTGCGCAGGCAAAATTCGCACGCGACCTGTTTTTGGAAACACCCTGCGACGACGCGGTGATCCATGACGTTGTGAGAAAAATAGAACGTGATAAGCAAAATATCGTTCTGGTGGGGATGTCCGGTTGCGGGAAAACCACAATAGGCAAACTGCTTGCCGAACGCCTTAATAAAACTTTTGTCGATACCGATGAAGAATTGATAAAAATTTTCCGCAAACCAATTCCCGAAGTTTTCCGCGAGGACGGAGAGGAAGCGTTTCGCGCGGCGGAAAAACAAGTGGTGGAAGCTTTATCCAAACGTAACGCGTCGGTTATCGCCACGGGCGGGGGCGCGCCGTTGTCGGAAGTCAGTCGGGAACGCTTAAAGCAAAACGCCGTAACGGTGTATCTCACTCGCAACGTAAATTCTTTGGACAGAACGGGCAGACCTCTTGCCGTCAGCGAACAACGCGTCAAAGAAATGCTCGTTATGCGCGACCCGATTTACAGAAAGGCGGCGGATTTTGCAGTAAGTAACGACGGCACCCCGCAGGAAGCGGTAGAGAAGATATTAGAGGAGTTAAAAATATGA
- the aroQ gene encoding type II 3-dehydroquinate dehydratase, protein MKVLVVNGPNLNMLGIREPALYGKGTYSDLVDFIRGAAKELDLTVEIFQSNSEGELVTAIQNALGKFDGIVINAAAYTHTSVAILDALKAVGLPTAEVHLTDVRIREPFRQISYVGMYAQKTVCGKGFDGYRECLNWLKDTACGGVE, encoded by the coding sequence ATGAAAGTATTGGTTGTGAACGGACCCAATCTCAATATGCTCGGAATTCGTGAACCCGCACTCTATGGAAAGGGAACTTATAGCGACTTAGTGGACTTTATTCGCGGCGCGGCAAAAGAACTTGATTTGACCGTGGAAATCTTTCAATCCAATTCGGAAGGGGAATTGGTGACTGCCATTCAAAACGCCCTTGGAAAATTCGACGGTATCGTAATCAACGCCGCCGCGTATACGCACACTTCGGTGGCGATTTTAGACGCGTTGAAAGCGGTTGGGCTACCGACTGCGGAAGTGCATTTGACCGACGTTCGTATCCGTGAACCGTTTCGTCAAATTTCCTATGTGGGAATGTATGCCCAAAAAACGGTATGCGGAAAGGGCTTCGACGGCTACCGCGAGTGTTTAAATTGGCTAAAAGATACGGCGTGTGGCGGCGTAGAGTAG